Proteins found in one Scardovia inopinata JCM 12537 genomic segment:
- a CDS encoding sugar transferase has product MLKGEDKPSADTSQPLNSQNGEGQMDADDADRSQAHSRPSTSPHSQPPPARQQRQQRQQSYFDGSFLSTSDIPIVDFRNTNTFSIKKTDQAETPTVSFPPASSSPQPTQYSGFSASQADLNEITEITDVSESFPSVAMHMPAEPDPRIAESGSRTNAGTDSSHRVFSSTTRPATRPARSPRSSRRRSARPMSFATSRDTKGSLPSGRWHTFYILGVGLLDTLMILVSFVICFGLTHLINPDSLNNPLARQPLAYVVLLIMCITWVVGMGAAKAYSTHTMDEGMELYSSITNGAIVASLMMGSMLFLLRWQPPRGLAISTVVLAYVLTLVERWLMRRYLHGRRRHGHHFYPTIIVGSQRGIRQMVSKLKSSPGVGYKALGVCPIYVDQGSGMIYSDTFVPASQEEENLLVIPFNLHLPQNAMRAGAYTLLIADVIDRESEVMRSLALATESQGLELAIEASTADIASSTLHLRHNTEVPILTAQLPQYSGLTRAIKRIFDILLSGAALILTSPIMLITAIAIRMEDKGPAIYKQKRIGLYGKPFIMYKFRSMYVDADKRDAALAAASGKEHGVLFKMKDDPRITKVGKFIRKTSIDELPQFWNVFKGDMSLIGPRPQQSYEVAQYGTLYSTRLLVKPGISGMWQVSGRSDLNPQDAEYLDVSYVENWSLTGDFIIAIKTIKTVFSGSGAY; this is encoded by the coding sequence ATGTTGAAAGGTGAGGATAAGCCATCCGCAGATACTTCGCAGCCTCTCAACTCTCAGAATGGGGAGGGGCAGATGGATGCAGATGATGCAGATAGATCGCAGGCCCATTCCCGTCCTTCGACTAGTCCTCACTCTCAGCCCCCCCCTGCCCGTCAGCAGCGCCAGCAGCGCCAACAGAGCTATTTCGATGGGTCCTTCTTGTCAACCTCGGACATCCCCATCGTTGATTTTCGCAATACCAATACGTTCAGCATCAAGAAAACTGATCAGGCAGAAACGCCCACAGTTTCTTTCCCACCTGCGTCTTCATCTCCGCAACCTACCCAATACTCTGGTTTTTCTGCGTCCCAGGCCGATCTGAATGAGATCACTGAAATTACAGATGTGTCTGAATCATTCCCCTCCGTAGCCATGCATATGCCTGCCGAACCTGATCCCAGGATTGCTGAGTCTGGTTCCAGGACTAATGCAGGAACTGATTCTTCTCACCGCGTCTTTTCCTCAACTACTCGCCCTGCTACTCGTCCTGCCCGGTCGCCCCGTTCTTCTCGCCGCCGTTCAGCCAGGCCTATGAGCTTTGCCACCAGTCGCGACACCAAAGGTAGTCTGCCTTCTGGCCGCTGGCACACCTTTTATATTTTAGGTGTGGGTTTGCTTGATACCCTTATGATTTTGGTCAGTTTTGTCATCTGTTTTGGCCTGACTCACCTGATTAACCCTGACTCTCTCAACAATCCTCTGGCTCGTCAGCCCTTGGCATATGTTGTACTGCTGATCATGTGCATCACCTGGGTTGTGGGCATGGGGGCGGCGAAAGCCTATTCCACTCATACTATGGATGAAGGAATGGAGCTCTATTCCAGCATTACCAACGGTGCCATTGTTGCTTCTCTTATGATGGGCTCCATGCTCTTCCTGCTTCGCTGGCAGCCGCCCCGCGGCCTGGCAATCAGCACAGTAGTTTTGGCTTATGTTCTTACTCTGGTGGAACGCTGGCTGATGCGGCGTTACCTGCATGGCCGCCGCCGGCATGGGCATCATTTCTACCCAACGATTATTGTGGGTTCCCAGAGGGGAATTCGCCAGATGGTCAGCAAACTCAAGTCTTCCCCGGGCGTTGGTTACAAGGCTCTTGGTGTTTGCCCGATTTATGTGGATCAGGGATCGGGAATGATCTATTCTGATACTTTTGTTCCTGCCTCACAGGAGGAAGAAAATCTCCTGGTCATTCCTTTCAACCTTCACCTGCCTCAGAATGCTATGCGGGCCGGCGCTTATACCTTGCTGATTGCCGATGTGATTGATCGCGAATCTGAGGTTATGCGGTCCTTGGCTCTGGCTACCGAATCCCAGGGACTGGAGTTGGCTATTGAGGCGTCTACCGCAGACATCGCCAGCAGCACTCTTCATCTGCGCCACAACACCGAGGTCCCCATTCTGACAGCTCAGCTGCCTCAGTATTCTGGTTTAACCCGCGCTATTAAGCGGATTTTCGATATTCTCCTGTCTGGAGCTGCGCTCATTCTGACGTCACCCATTATGCTGATCACGGCTATTGCCATTCGGATGGAAGACAAGGGCCCGGCTATTTATAAACAGAAGCGGATTGGCCTCTATGGCAAGCCCTTCATTATGTATAAATTCAGATCTATGTATGTGGATGCAGATAAGCGTGATGCTGCCCTGGCTGCGGCTAGCGGCAAGGAGCACGGGGTTCTCTTTAAGATGAAGGATGACCCGCGCATCACCAAGGTTGGCAAGTTTATCCGCAAGACGTCCATCGATGAGCTTCCACAGTTTTGGAACGTTTTTAAGGGGGATATGAGCTTGATAGGCCCGCGTCCTCAGCAGAGTTATGAGGTTGCCCAGTATGGCACCCTCTATTCCACCCGCCTCCTGGTTAAGCCTGGGATCAGCGGCATGTGGCAGGTATCCGGCCGCAGCGACTTGAATCCGCAGGATGCCGAATACCTGGATGTCTCTTACGTTGAGAACTGGTCCCTGACCGGCGACTTCATTATCGCCATCAAGACCATTAAAACCGTCTTCTCCGGAAGTGGAGCATACTAA
- a CDS encoding EcsC family protein: MNASQKNQHLALAAVEGGAFGAMNFVGIPLSIAVSTLLYYRAVQAIALQYGYDAVDDPDEMVIANEIFKSSMSPQDSTGTSSLSTTLAKVLALSEVQVVKDLSKKTWVQFADNAVGLLILQMRALANAAAKKALEKAGKQGLEKSLFRSTFTQIGKHLTKKSVGKMVPFVGAALGAAFDTAQMVTICDYADVFYQRRFLLEKGARIRGLSDSEQGK, translated from the coding sequence GTGAATGCTTCACAGAAGAACCAGCATCTAGCACTAGCTGCAGTTGAAGGCGGTGCCTTTGGAGCGATGAACTTTGTAGGCATACCGCTAAGCATTGCAGTTAGTACTTTACTTTATTACAGGGCTGTTCAAGCCATTGCCCTTCAGTACGGGTATGATGCGGTAGATGACCCAGATGAAATGGTTATTGCCAATGAGATTTTCAAGAGTTCAATGAGTCCCCAGGATTCCACTGGTACTTCAAGTTTATCTACTACTTTGGCTAAAGTGCTCGCTTTGAGTGAAGTACAGGTTGTTAAGGATCTTAGTAAAAAAACATGGGTTCAATTTGCTGATAACGCTGTGGGCTTGCTTATTCTCCAGATGAGGGCGCTTGCTAATGCTGCAGCTAAGAAAGCACTTGAAAAAGCAGGAAAACAAGGGCTCGAAAAAAGTTTATTTCGGAGTACTTTTACCCAGATAGGTAAGCATCTAACAAAAAAGAGTGTTGGAAAAATGGTCCCGTTTGTAGGTGCTGCTTTAGGCGCCGCTTTTGACACTGCACAGATGGTGACTATTTGTGATTATGCCGATGTGTTCTACCAAAGGCGTTTTCTGCTTGAGAAAGGTGCACGAATCCGAGGCCTCAGTGATAGTGAACAAGGCAAGTAA
- a CDS encoding type II toxin-antitoxin system RelE/ParE family toxin: MPKQDISEEFHIVFLPQANKDINDAVTYIASVLHNYKVTATFLSKLQKVTQDIKIFPYANKIYWPLQRLSHDYRRVAVGNYLLFYWISETDKTITIARIIYGKRDIKRHLK; encoded by the coding sequence ATGCCAAAGCAAGATATTTCTGAAGAGTTTCATATTGTTTTTCTCCCCCAAGCCAATAAAGACATAAATGATGCAGTAACCTATATTGCCAGCGTCCTTCACAATTATAAGGTAACTGCAACATTCCTCAGCAAGCTTCAGAAAGTCACCCAGGATATTAAAATCTTCCCATATGCCAATAAGATTTACTGGCCATTACAAAGACTTTCTCATGACTATAGACGAGTAGCAGTTGGGAATTATCTTTTGTTTTATTGGATTTCTGAGACCGATAAAACAATAACTATTGCACGCATAATCTACGGTAAACGAGATATAAAACGACATCTAAAATAA
- a CDS encoding type II toxin-antitoxin system Phd/YefM family antitoxin: MTQQMIRPVSDLRNNFADISKTVHETKEPVFLTKNGFGDMVVLSMEAYENLHLDSSIFAALLEAEREEQTTDKRFTLQEVLASAQKNLDTIMKSEEEQ, encoded by the coding sequence ATGACTCAACAGATGATTCGTCCCGTTTCAGATTTACGAAATAATTTTGCCGATATTTCCAAGACAGTTCACGAAACTAAGGAACCGGTTTTCCTTACTAAAAACGGGTTCGGCGATATGGTCGTCCTAAGTATGGAAGCATATGAAAATCTCCATCTTGACAGCTCTATATTCGCTGCTCTTTTAGAGGCTGAGCGTGAAGAGCAGACTACTGATAAACGCTTTACTTTACAGGAAGTACTTGCATCTGCGCAAAAAAATCTTGACACTATTATGAAAAGTGAAGAAGAACAATAA
- a CDS encoding IS3 family transposase yields the protein MRGTRTVFHELVNQGWIVGRDQVARVMRERGIQGVCRGKHPITTRSVKGTGGRRDLVNRDFTAYAPNRLHVAEIHVCQTHIWGCRVYGVCYGRVLSSHRGMGGIFHNENYTVTVEGVGTKYSLGCFSWGYKPAFIIVIIVFTT from the coding sequence TTGAGGGGCACACGGACAGTATTTCATGAACTAGTCAACCAGGGGTGGATAGTGGGTAGAGACCAGGTAGCTCGCGTGATGCGCGAACGTGGTATCCAGGGTGTGTGTCGGGGTAAACACCCTATCACCACGAGAAGTGTGAAAGGAACAGGAGGCAGACGCGATCTTGTGAACCGTGATTTCACGGCGTATGCACCTAACCGGCTGCACGTGGCAGAAATTCACGTATGTCAGACTCACATCTGGGGTTGTCGCGTATACGGCGTTTGTTACGGGCGTGTTCTCTCGTCGCATCGTGGGATGGGCGGTATCTTCCACAATGAAAACTACACAGTTACCGTTGAAGGCGTTGGAACAAAGTATTCACTGGGCTGTTTCTCATGGGGATACAAGCCGGCTTTCATCATAGTGATCATAGTGTTCACTACATGA
- a CDS encoding flippase produces MSHSLRKNFFYNSAYQILLMITPLITTPWLSRTIGSSGNGVFAYTQAIVNYFVMFSTLGLSNYGVRIIAECDGDRKKRSRVFWEVITMSAGIGLLVLIAYILFVIAFGRRYTQYWILWGFWVIGSILDTSWLFFGLQEFKMPTIRNFITKLISVVMILLLVRDSNDVWVYILAIAASYLLNSLLLWPFIPKYVDFIRPTLKGIFSHIKPNLTLFIPVIATSLYTLLDRVMLGAMSGMGQAGYYDYAEKISKLPMAVITALGAVVLPKMTAVISAGHTIEGKHLVQKTMWFMLFCAYGLAFGIASIAPEFVPIFFGEGFESCIPLMRILSLVIPLICITNVIGVQYLLPTHQDNAYTLSVVFGAITNIIINIFAIPHFGAMGAAFATVLAEFIVLLAQVRVTRHDLKITSSILGTIPFAVFGLLMFAIARLISTIINSTLTSLFIEIAAGASFYLVLSLVWCELTKNSEFSEIFPRLVKWKD; encoded by the coding sequence ATGTCACATAGCCTCAGGAAGAACTTCTTCTACAATTCTGCTTATCAAATACTATTGATGATTACTCCTTTAATTACTACCCCATGGCTTTCAAGAACAATAGGATCATCTGGAAATGGGGTATTTGCTTATACACAGGCAATTGTCAATTATTTTGTTATGTTCTCAACGCTTGGTTTATCTAACTATGGTGTCCGAATAATTGCAGAGTGCGATGGAGACAGAAAAAAACGCTCGCGTGTCTTTTGGGAAGTAATCACCATGAGCGCAGGTATCGGATTACTCGTACTAATTGCATATATTCTTTTCGTTATTGCATTTGGCAGAAGATATACTCAATATTGGATATTGTGGGGTTTTTGGGTTATAGGTTCTATATTAGACACCTCGTGGCTTTTCTTTGGCCTCCAAGAATTCAAAATGCCAACGATCAGGAATTTTATAACGAAACTCATTTCTGTAGTCATGATTCTACTGCTTGTTCGAGATTCCAATGACGTATGGGTTTATATTCTCGCGATTGCAGCATCTTACTTATTAAATAGCCTTCTATTATGGCCGTTTATTCCCAAATATGTAGATTTCATCCGTCCAACGCTGAAGGGAATTTTCTCTCACATCAAACCAAATTTAACGCTTTTTATCCCTGTCATAGCGACAAGCCTCTACACACTCCTAGACCGTGTCATGCTTGGGGCAATGTCAGGTATGGGACAGGCTGGTTATTATGATTACGCAGAAAAAATATCTAAACTTCCGATGGCGGTTATAACAGCTTTGGGAGCTGTGGTTCTTCCTAAAATGACAGCGGTAATCTCAGCCGGACATACAATAGAAGGGAAACATCTAGTACAAAAAACTATGTGGTTCATGCTCTTTTGTGCATATGGGCTGGCCTTCGGGATAGCAAGCATCGCACCAGAATTTGTACCAATTTTTTTTGGTGAAGGCTTTGAAAGTTGCATACCACTTATGCGCATACTCTCACTAGTCATTCCATTAATCTGTATTACAAACGTAATCGGTGTCCAATATCTTCTTCCTACGCACCAGGATAACGCATATACTCTCTCTGTAGTGTTTGGTGCAATCACAAATATCATAATCAATATTTTTGCTATACCACATTTTGGTGCAATGGGAGCAGCATTTGCAACCGTACTTGCTGAATTTATAGTGTTACTCGCACAAGTTCGAGTTACCAGACATGATCTCAAAATTACGAGTAGCATACTTGGAACCATTCCTTTTGCAGTCTTTGGCTTGCTGATGTTCGCGATAGCTAGACTAATCAGCACGATTATTAATTCCACACTTACTAGTTTATTTATAGAGATAGCGGCTGGTGCGTCCTTCTATCTTGTCTTATCTTTAGTTTGGTGTGAATTGACAAAGAATTCCGAATTCTCTGAAATCTTTCCTAGACTCGTTAAATGGAAAGACTAG